The following are from one region of the Carassius auratus strain Wakin chromosome 43, ASM336829v1, whole genome shotgun sequence genome:
- the LOC113061568 gene encoding cryptochrome-1 isoform X1, translated as MVVNTIHWFRKGLRLHDNPSLRDSIIGADTLRCVYILDPWFAGSSNVGINRWRFLLQCLEDLDASLRKLNSRLFVIRGQPTDVFPRLFKEWKITRLSYEYDSEPFGKDRDAAIKKLATEAGVEAFVRISHTLYDLDKIIELNGGQSPLTYKRFQTLISRMDPVETPAETITAEVMGKCATPVNDDHDDKFGVPSLEELGFETDGLSSAVWPGGETEALTRLERHLERKAWVANFERPRMNANSLLASPTGLSPYLRFGCLSCRLFYFKLTDLYRKVKKNSVPPLSLYGQLLWREFFYTAATNNPHFDKMEFNPICVKIPWDRNPEALAKWAEGRTGFPWIDAIMTQLRQEGWIHHLARHAVACFLTRGDLWISWEEGMKVFEELLLDADWSVNAGSWMWLSCSSFFQQFFHCYCPVGFGRRTDPNGDYIRRYLPILRGFPAKFIYDPWNAPESVQKIAKCIIGVHYPKPMVNHAETSRINIERMKQIYQQLSCYRGLGLLETVQSNAPNSGDGAGPSSGDSTQESTHITAVQTSPASSQPKFSPFTVSCGQLSVNSVQPQPGYSSVGLVGQAHTQSQRGRGTSAFLKRHSEERASDGLSKIQRHDSN; from the exons ATGGTGGTCAACACGATCCACTGGTTCAGGAAGGGCTTAAGGCTCCATGATAACCCATCTCTGCGGGACTCTATAATAGGAGCCGATACTCTGAGATGCGTTTACATACTGGACCCCTGGTTTGCAGGATCGTCCAACGTGGGAATCAACAGATGGAG GTTTTTGCTGCAATGTCTTGAGGACTTGGACGCCAGCCTTCGCAAACTTAACTCTCGCCTCTTTGTCATCAGGGGACAGCCCACGGATGTCTTTCCAAGACTTTTCAAG GAGTGGAAAATCACCCGGCTGTCATATGAGTACGACTCTGAGCCCTTCGGGAAGGATCGTGATGCAGCCATTAAGAAGCTGGCCACTGAAGCCGGGGTGGAAGCCTTCGTCAGGATCTCCCACACACTCTATGATCTGGACAA GATCATAGAGTTAAACGGAGGACAGTCTCCTCTCACCTATAAACGATTTCAGACGCTCATCAGCAGAATGGATCCTGTGGAAACACCAGCAGAGACGATCACGGCTGAAGTCATGGGCAAATGCGCCACACCAGTCAACGATGACCATGATGACAAGTTTGGCGTTCCCTCGCTGGAGGAGCTCG GTTTTGAAACGGATGGACTGTCCTCAGCTGTGTGGCctggtggagaaactgaagcTCTGACTCGACTAGAGAGACACCTGGAGAGGAAG GCTTGGGTGGCTAACTTTGAGCGTCCCAGAATGAATGCTAATTCCTTGCTGGCCAGCCCCACAGGCCTGAGCCCTTACCTCCGGTTTGGCTGCCTCTCCTGCAGACTTTTCTATTTCAAACTCACAGACCTCTACAGAAAG GTCAAGAAAAATAGTGTCCCACCTCTGTCCCTTTACGGTCAGCTGCTCTGGCGTGAGTTCTTCTACACGGCTGCCACTAACAACCCACACTTTGACAAAATGGAGTTCAACCCCATCTGCGTAAAGATCCCGTGGGACAGGAACCCCGAAGCTCTGGCGAAGTGGGCAGAGGGCCGGACTGGTTTCCCGTGGATTGATGCCATAATGACCCAGTTGAGGCAGGAGGGCTGGATCCACCACCTGGCCAGGCACGCTGTTGCTTGCTTCCTTACACGTGGAGACCTGTGGATCAGCTGGGAAGAGGGCATGAAG gtGTTTGAGGAGCTGTTGCTGGATGCAGACTGGAGCGTCAATGCTGGAAGCTGGATGTGGCTTTCGTGCAGCTCATTCTTCCAGCAGTTCTTTCACTGTTACTGTCCGGTGGGCTTTGGTCGACGTACCGACCCAAATGGAGACTATATAAG acgCTATTTGCCCATATTGAGGGGCTTCCCTGCCAAATTTATCTATGACCCTTGGAATGCCCCAGAAAGTGTCCAGAAAATTGCAAAGTGCATAATTGGAGTGCACTACCCTAAACCCATGGTTAATCATGCTGAGACCAGCAGGATAAACATCGAGCGAATGAAGCAGATTTACCAGCAGCTGTCCTGCTACCGGGGCCTCG GGCTCCTTGAAACTGTTCAATCCAACGCACCCAACAGTGGAGATGGAGCAGGTCCTTCCTCAGGAGACAGCACACAGGAGAGCACTCACATTACCG CAGTGCAGACATCACCAGCAAGTTCTCAACCAAAGTTCTCACCATTTACAGTGTCATGTGGTCAACTGTCTGTCAACAGTGTACAGCCACAGCCAG GTTACTCAAGTGTTGGTTTGGTTGGACAAgctcacacacagtcacagagAG GGAGAGGGACAAGTGCTTTTTTGAAGCGGCATAGTGAAGAACGAGCTTCAGATGGTTTGTCGAAGATTCAGAGGCATGACAGTAACTAG
- the LOC113061568 gene encoding cryptochrome-1 isoform X2: MVVNTIHWFRKGLRLHDNPSLRDSIIGADTLRCVYILDPWFAGSSNVGINRWRFLLQCLEDLDASLRKLNSRLFVIRGQPTDVFPRLFKEWKITRLSYEYDSEPFGKDRDAAIKKLATEAGVEAFVRISHTLYDLDKIIELNGGQSPLTYKRFQTLISRMDPVETPAETITAEVMGKCATPVNDDHDDKFGVPSLEELGFETDGLSSAVWPGGETEALTRLERHLERKAWVANFERPRMNANSLLASPTGLSPYLRFGCLSCRLFYFKLTDLYRKVKKNSVPPLSLYGQLLWREFFYTAATNNPHFDKMEFNPICVKIPWDRNPEALAKWAEGRTGFPWIDAIMTQLRQEGWIHHLARHAVACFLTRGDLWISWEEGMKVFEELLLDADWSVNAGSWMWLSCSSFFQQFFHCYCPVGFGRRTDPNGDYIRRYLPILRGFPAKFIYDPWNAPESVQKIAKCIIGVHYPKPMVNHAETSRINIERMKQIYQQLSCYRGLGLLETVQSNAPNSGDGAGPSSGDSTQESTHITVQTSPASSQPKFSPFTVSCGQLSVNSVQPQPGYSSVGLVGQAHTQSQRGRGTSAFLKRHSEERASDGLSKIQRHDSN, from the exons ATGGTGGTCAACACGATCCACTGGTTCAGGAAGGGCTTAAGGCTCCATGATAACCCATCTCTGCGGGACTCTATAATAGGAGCCGATACTCTGAGATGCGTTTACATACTGGACCCCTGGTTTGCAGGATCGTCCAACGTGGGAATCAACAGATGGAG GTTTTTGCTGCAATGTCTTGAGGACTTGGACGCCAGCCTTCGCAAACTTAACTCTCGCCTCTTTGTCATCAGGGGACAGCCCACGGATGTCTTTCCAAGACTTTTCAAG GAGTGGAAAATCACCCGGCTGTCATATGAGTACGACTCTGAGCCCTTCGGGAAGGATCGTGATGCAGCCATTAAGAAGCTGGCCACTGAAGCCGGGGTGGAAGCCTTCGTCAGGATCTCCCACACACTCTATGATCTGGACAA GATCATAGAGTTAAACGGAGGACAGTCTCCTCTCACCTATAAACGATTTCAGACGCTCATCAGCAGAATGGATCCTGTGGAAACACCAGCAGAGACGATCACGGCTGAAGTCATGGGCAAATGCGCCACACCAGTCAACGATGACCATGATGACAAGTTTGGCGTTCCCTCGCTGGAGGAGCTCG GTTTTGAAACGGATGGACTGTCCTCAGCTGTGTGGCctggtggagaaactgaagcTCTGACTCGACTAGAGAGACACCTGGAGAGGAAG GCTTGGGTGGCTAACTTTGAGCGTCCCAGAATGAATGCTAATTCCTTGCTGGCCAGCCCCACAGGCCTGAGCCCTTACCTCCGGTTTGGCTGCCTCTCCTGCAGACTTTTCTATTTCAAACTCACAGACCTCTACAGAAAG GTCAAGAAAAATAGTGTCCCACCTCTGTCCCTTTACGGTCAGCTGCTCTGGCGTGAGTTCTTCTACACGGCTGCCACTAACAACCCACACTTTGACAAAATGGAGTTCAACCCCATCTGCGTAAAGATCCCGTGGGACAGGAACCCCGAAGCTCTGGCGAAGTGGGCAGAGGGCCGGACTGGTTTCCCGTGGATTGATGCCATAATGACCCAGTTGAGGCAGGAGGGCTGGATCCACCACCTGGCCAGGCACGCTGTTGCTTGCTTCCTTACACGTGGAGACCTGTGGATCAGCTGGGAAGAGGGCATGAAG gtGTTTGAGGAGCTGTTGCTGGATGCAGACTGGAGCGTCAATGCTGGAAGCTGGATGTGGCTTTCGTGCAGCTCATTCTTCCAGCAGTTCTTTCACTGTTACTGTCCGGTGGGCTTTGGTCGACGTACCGACCCAAATGGAGACTATATAAG acgCTATTTGCCCATATTGAGGGGCTTCCCTGCCAAATTTATCTATGACCCTTGGAATGCCCCAGAAAGTGTCCAGAAAATTGCAAAGTGCATAATTGGAGTGCACTACCCTAAACCCATGGTTAATCATGCTGAGACCAGCAGGATAAACATCGAGCGAATGAAGCAGATTTACCAGCAGCTGTCCTGCTACCGGGGCCTCG GGCTCCTTGAAACTGTTCAATCCAACGCACCCAACAGTGGAGATGGAGCAGGTCCTTCCTCAGGAGACAGCACACAGGAGAGCACTCACATTACCG TGCAGACATCACCAGCAAGTTCTCAACCAAAGTTCTCACCATTTACAGTGTCATGTGGTCAACTGTCTGTCAACAGTGTACAGCCACAGCCAG GTTACTCAAGTGTTGGTTTGGTTGGACAAgctcacacacagtcacagagAG GGAGAGGGACAAGTGCTTTTTTGAAGCGGCATAGTGAAGAACGAGCTTCAGATGGTTTGTCGAAGATTCAGAGGCATGACAGTAACTAG